The Apostichopus japonicus isolate 1M-3 chromosome 12, ASM3797524v1, whole genome shotgun sequence sequence GTTAGCGTACAAACCACCACTCTTGAATCATAATTAAAGTAGTTTAATTATTttgcactcccaattccgctcTCATTTCTCCCCCTCCATTTTCTTCCCCTCCACCCTTtctctcccccttccctccctccctattCCCATCCCCTCTTTTCCTCCCCTATTCCCATTCCACTCCCCTCTCCTACCCCTATTCCACAAAATTGAATAGTATGTTCATCTGTTGTTTCTTTCATTGCAATataacactatgaacttgatcttttatgaagcactgttatgcatattatagtataatagtGACTCagaagttgggggttcgtggacaactctgacatccacagggggttcgtggggggataaagtttaTAGGGAAACCCTGATTTAGAGCATAAAATGACTTGCATAGTGTTAGTAATAATCATGACTGCCTCATCCCACAGATCCGATGTCTGTCGCCAACGATCATTTGACGATGTTGTTCAAGCGTTGGCTTGACCTGATGCTACGGGTTCAGCCGGTGGTTTCTCCCATGGCTTGTAAGGATGGAACTCTGGTCATTCCAGAACCAAGAATGTGAGTCATTAAGAGTTTCATCACCACTTACCTTATTCATATTTTCCTTGTTATAATATTCTCCTGCCAGTATTTTTTAACCAAGACCATGGTTTCTTAATTTCAGCCATGTtaagaattaatatttaaatcagtGTAAATCTTCAGCAGGTATGATAATACTGCCACTTTGAACACTTGTATTATAGATTTATAGATAGAATGGTAAGTATTAAAGCAATGATTGTTAATTGGCTGCCAGATTTATTGAATGTAGAATATACTACTCAATACAAGTTGGAAATTGATTGACTAGGACAGCGCACAGGTTGTTTTCTCTGGGTGTCCATTAGTTATGACAGAGTCTTTTATTCTTATTTaaggatttttttgttttacccAGATACTCTCATATCCTACATAGACCAGTCAACTTTATGAACTACATTGTGAAGTGATTTTAGTGTTGATATTGCACCAAGGATTTATAAATGAGTAGCAGTTCTTACTCCGTATTGATAATTATTACTGTCGTTATTGATACCAATAACTTAATTAACATTGCTACTTGTGTAGGTACACGGAGTACACGGTCAGAAGTAGAAGTATTGATAGAAGTATTGTTAATACAAGTATTGATAATAATTATTGTCGTTATCGTGTCACTGATACCAATAACTTAATTAACATTGCTACTTGTGTAGGTACACGGAGTACATGGTCAGAAGTAGAAGTATTGATAGAAGTATTGTTAATACAAGTATTGATAATAATTATTGTCGTTATTGATACCAATAACTTCATTAACATTGCTACTTATGTAGGTACACGGAGTAGACGGTCAGAAGTAGAAGTATTGATAGAAGTATTGTCAATACAAGTATTGATAATAATTATGATTGTCGTTATCCAGTAACTGATACCAATAACTTAATTAACATTTGCTACTTGTGTAGGTACACGGAGTACACCGTCAGAAGTAGCTCAGAAGAAGAGATCGGTCAGTTTCAGACACAGGTAAGTTGAAATAGCTGAAGGATACTTATTTTGGCCCAGTGAGTAAATTTCTAATATGCAAATGATTTGTTGTGGTAGTATGTTACAAtgtaattttcaaaatgaattggaagttgattttcttttctatgAATCAATTTTTCAAGACTGTCTTGTGTAAATCAATTacagtttagaaaaaaaattgagttaaTGCCTGTCCAAGATGTGGGCTccaggaaaaagaagaaaagagaacGGGGAAAAAGTGTCGTAAATCTTGTTGAAGGGTCGTGAAATAGATATGTTTCTCTTGTTGAGCGTGAGCGACAGCGTGGTGGCCGATTGGCTACGGGGttggactcgtgatccaaggattgctggttcgattcctgcctagttcattacgttgtgtccttggtctttatctcacttgcctctctccaccctggggttaaatgggtacctgtgaggtaacttgtcattgggcgcagtatataactgctaccgactggagggattgtctctgggacaggttatcattgaccaggggtaatgtaatgtctgtaaagcgctttgagacctatcgctggtataaagtgctatataaaaagcaaatataaatattattgttgGGGAGGGTGGTAAGGAAGTAGGCCTATGAGAACCCAACTCTCCatcaatatttaaatgttaaacCTGCCAAGTATCTGCTCAAGTTAGGACTGTTAGTGAATCAGATTAAGACATTATACAAGAAATATCTCACTGAATGAACAATTATGTATGCAACTCATAGTTATCTTCAAAGTTGTTTAAAAGTTGGTTGCCTGGTCACATGCAAAGAGCAAAACATTTTCTGCTGTTTTGGATAATGTAACTTGGCTGAAGTTTGCAAACTGAACTGTATTGTTGTGTGATTTCAGAGCTTAAAGACCAAAATTAGTGGTCATATTAAAGCTGTCTTAAACTTTCAAAAGGATACTAGCATCACAGAGCTGTTTCAACAACCACCCAAGTTTATAGCTGAAGAAACTTCTCCAAAATGGGCCCTTTTAATGTAAATCAttaaaaatttgcatcaaatatGTAGACCTTAGCTTCTTCAAGCCCCTATCATTAGGAATGGAAAAACAGACATTTCATccatatcatgttttttttagtGGATGCATTTCTCGTCTTTACAGGAACTACAACGTTTTTCAGAGCCTCAAAAGCCATTTACTTACTGCCAACATGGTTACGAGTCTGTGGTAGGTCCTGTCAAGGGTATCACCCCCATGGACCCCTTACCTGCCTCCAAGGGCAGAGAACACTCTCTCCTGATATCAGATAGACCGTCATATGTTACCATCCTCTCCCTGGGTGAGatcatcattttgtttttcacatgATGTAATAATTTTCTAGTTTCTGTTTTATATGGTATATTTATTGCTTGTGAGTAGATTTTGCTACTTAGTAACATGATTAGTTCACAATGGTGTCATCAATGCCAAAGGTTCGTTTCATGTGATTTCCTATCCTGACGTTTCTTTGAGCATGTAATATCTTTCCGTTCTCTGTGAGAGAAAACACCAAATACTGTCACAATCAGGGATtcaggggggtaggagccgaggggggggcactgggggcacgtgccccccacttttttccaacaTAGCAAATGTGTCcaactggcaaataaaatgtgcccctttgatgaagaactgtcttttggatatcttaagcctttgttaattttaaatggagtcacgtgcaccataatagtattgatagcatactaacacatcatatatatttaaatgatatggccggtgtgtaccggtttatagcataacgagtggtggttgtggaatgagaagtgccctctgatgttgtgcatGTGTTAGTGATAGTGTTAGTGTTAGCCTTGTGTTAGTGGTCATGTTTTCTATTGGTACTTTATCTGTGGACCTTTACAACGGCACCCTGTTCGTTATGCACTTGTAATACGTAATACACAACATGTTTCCCTTTCAGTGAGAGATGCAGTAGCGCGTCTGCCTAACGGTGAAGGGACAAAGCTAGAGATTTGTCATCTGTTGAAGGAGTCCCAGTACATCGCTCCAAATGCAGATGCCAACCTCCTGGCAGCAGTCAGCGGTGCTCTCGACAGACTTCACAACGAGAAAGACCCCAGCGTCAAGTTTGATGCTACTCGCAAGCTCTGGGTGTACCTACATCGTAACAGAACAATGAAAGACTTCGGTAAGCATTCCATTTAGGGATATGTATGTGTTTTATAGATTCTTTATGTTACCCTTGAGGGGTATCTGTTGCTCTATAGAATGGCTGGAACAAATTTGACCATTCCctcaccccccaacccccacccacaccccccactcccacccccaaaaaggaaaaaaaaatcccattcAGGAAACACTGTGACTCTGCAATATTgtaaacccccacccccacccccaccccacccccaaaaagaaaaaagattctCTCAGAAAGCACTGTGACTCTGCAATATTGtaaaccccccaaccccacccccaccccaaaaagaaattaaaaaaaaatcccattcAGAAAACACTGCGACTCTGCAATATTGTAATTTGGAATGTTTAACCCAAGAACAGTATCATCATTTCAATAAATAGTGAAAGCGACAGACAATCATGAGAGTTCAATGTGAGTTACAAACTTGTTAGAACTTTGTAAACTTTTATTATAGATTCCCATACATTGCTGGAATCACTTTGGCAGAGATGCATTGCCAAACATTATCAAAAGCTAGAAATTGTTTTCTGCCAGATCGTAAATTATGTTTGTCCTCTTCCCTGTTCTATCACGGTTATTCTTCTTACTCTTCGTATTTATTGTTGCACAACAGAACGCATTCAAATGGAACAGATCATGGCACTTCGAACCAAGAAGGCATCGAGTAAACCCAAACAGGTGAGCTGGTGACTTATATAATACATTCATACAGaatattgtattattattattattatctgcaGGAATCAAGTCATTGTTTACAGTTGCATTTAAATAGATACCATAATAAATGTTCACTGTCTAGTTTTATTACTTGAGATATTTGTTTCTATGTCTCTTTCCAGGGCTCACAAATGAGAGTTGCACCTCTTGATTATTCTGCCGACCTTACTACGAGTGGTTCAGAATCTAGCAGTCCTTCTTTTGATCTGTCTAATCGGAGTTCTCCCGGAAACGCCAGGAGTCTTAGCCCTCGTGTTCTACCTCACAGTCCAAGGTCTAACATGACACTTGCTCAGACAGATGCCAAGGATCAAACGAGAAGCTTAGTAACTGGTATAAATACATCTCAGGCTTTGGATAGATCATTTAGTGGTATCACCCCTGGCACAGCCTTTCCAGATACCCATATTGATCCCAACATCTCTACTATACAGTCTCTGATCAGTGAATCTCTCATCAAGTCTCAATTGATGAAGAAGCCATATCAACGTTCTAAGACACCTCCCGCATCTCTAGGCAGACGCAACACATCTTCTGGCTCCGTGGCAAAGAGGGCTCAACTGTTATCTACTGGAGGGGTGCAACGTAGCATGTCCATACCTGCATCCTGGCCCCATCTGACCCAGTCTGCTGCTGGGGACTTGATTCACTCTGACGTACTGCTGTCACAAACTTCAGCAAAACCAACGGCCAGAAAGGATCATTCCAGGTCCCTGGATGCTGTCATGGGTAGTAAGAAAACTGATTTTGGGAGCAAAATGAAAGCCAACTCTCCACGGTCCAGCAGCAGCGAAAAGAAGAGTTCTCTCGGCGTTAAAAGTAAAACCAAAGGAGAGAAATCCAAGAGCTCTAAATCATCGAGCTCGGAGAAGAAATCGCCGACAGTACAACTGAAGAGTGGAGCGATCACAGTCACCTTGCCCTCGTCTGCCCTGAAAGGTCAAACAGTGCGAAGTATCTTAGCCAGTGCTGCGAGCATCACCAAAGGCAACACCACCACTCAGCAAGGAGAGGAGCAGTCCCATCCGACAGTCCAAGCAGTCAGGAAACGGCTTATGGCAGAGAAGAATCAGGGCTCTAAAACCAAACTGGTTAAACAACCCGAGGTGAAGTTACCCGGGCCGGACAGTTCAGACCAGGGTGGACACGCTCAACCCCAGAAGGTGGACCCAAAGAGGGCTGCAATACCTACCATCATACTAAGACCGACTACCTCATCGTACATTGGACAGACCACTGCAGTGAGTAAAGATGGCGCAGTATCTCCAGCACAGATATCTGCACAATCTCTGGCTCTAGTAGGAGCAAAGCCTTCTGGTGTCATAACGGGCATTGCCACTTCTCAAGTTCCAACTTCTAAGCAATTACCTTTATCCCTGGTGGTCTCTGGTGCCTCAAGTAAAGCCACTCCGTCTGTCAGCAAACCAACTCCTTATATCCAACAAGGCAACATCCCAATACCATCCCTAGCTCCAGGACAAAACATTATCTTACAAATGCCTGATGGATCAAAATTCATGACCAGTATCCCCGCCGGTGCAGCTACAGCAACTGCGACCATCTCGACTAAAAAGTCAACGGCTACCAAACTATCAAAACCAGGACCTGTTGGAAGTGGGGTCAACAAGGGTGCAGCCATTGGAGTTCTGCAACCAACCACTGTAGTCACAGCACATCAGAACAAGCACGTAACCACCCAGCAAGGAAGAATTCAAACCAGCACTGCTAGCTTTCACAATCCTTACGAATTCGATGACGACCAAGACCTTCCACGGCCAGTACTCGGAAAGTCGTTTTTAGCAACGAGCGGCATCATAAAGTCGCACGGCCAAAATAACCCAATCTTTACAGTAGCTGGTAATCCAAATCAGGTACAGAGAGTTCCTCTCAACCTTGCCACAAAACAGGGAAGTCCAGGCCGGAAGCAGGCAAACCTAGTAACCTCTGGTAGTCATGTGGGCAAGAGTACCTCTTTATCACTGACCCAAGCTGGGCTGGTGAGGGGTACACTTTCACCGACTGGACCCCTGAGGGGAACGATCATACAAACAGGACCGTTGAAAGGAGCTGCAATGCAGACTGGAATTTCCATGGGAGCAGTCTCACAGGCTAGTTTGTTGAAAGGAGTCGGACAGACCGGAATGATAAAAGGAGTGGTCTCACACCCTGGCATGTTGAAGGGTACAACCATGACACAGACTGGGTTATTAAAGGCAACAGTCTCACAACCCGCTATGGTGAAAGGATCGATCAATCCACAGACGAGACTAGTCAAGACGTCAGTCTCGCACTCTGGTCTGATGAAAGGAACGACGTCCTCACAAAGAGGGAACTTCAAGACTGCTGTCCTCCCGCAGTCTAATATGATAAAGGGAGTGATGACCTCTCAAAGCGGGAAGATGTCTGCCACACATAGTACACCACAGCAGGTCAATCTCAGCCGCACAATAACTGTGACTGCGGGAAACATAGTCAGCAATGCTCCGGGTCAAGGATCGCAGGTCAGATCCGGGTCGCTCGTCGCCAAACCTGCCAGTCAGGATACGTCAACCGGGTTCTCCAGAACCGATGAGAGGCAACAAGTTGTTGAGAGATGTAGCAGGATAACGGAGGCCAACCGAGATACGTCAGAGGTAAGAGAGCTTAAAGCTGGCAATAGGTACAGATTGGTAGATATACAACAAACACCTACATCTTTAAAGAACTCAGTGGAAAGGATTCCATCAAACACTCAAGCCACCGTTAGAACTGGACAGCTGATTAATAGAAACAATCCGAGAGGCTCTGCCGTCGTTCCTGCCGGGAGGATGTCTTATAGACCTCATTCGTCCCCCGGAATCCTCAGAAAGACCCAAGATCCCTCGCGGAAACTTCATGTGAACCGTCCCGCTATGAGAGTGACAAAATCAGTCAGTACCGGTGCAAGCAATCAGCAACAGACTGTTAAAGCAGAGATGAAGTTTTTATCCGGCGGTGGCGAAAACCAATCCGGGGACTTGTCGGTTACATCAGGCAAACCCACAGAGATGAAGACAACCCTTCAGCAAAATAGAACTTTCACTGATAAACCCAAGCAGCAGGATGATGTGAAGAAAACTACTGGCATAATGAGGAACAGCTTGATCCTCGGTAGCGACTCAACAATGGGTGAGATGGAGGGCAAAGCAAAGACTGCCAAATTAATAAAATCACAGGAGTTAGCTGAAGCCGTCTCAGGGGATATGTCAAAGCAAGGTGGCCAAGAACAAACATGAGTTATCTGTTAGAAGTCATTGAGAGAAAACAGGTAAATCAGTGTAGAAATCATTGAGAGGCCAGAAATATTATTCATGTGATTTACGGTTGTGATAGGAGTCGAAACCACAGTGAAATCTCAGATATTAGAGAATATTAGAGATACTAGAGAAGACTAGCGTTGCTGAATTTATACAAACCATGAAACCTAAAAACTTGTAATCGTTTGTTGACAAGCATGTATCCCAAACTGCCGAAAGATTTGCTGGAAAGGCTTTGCAAAGACTTGGAACTTTCTAAACATATATGCGGATTTTAATAGCTTTATTTCAGCTATGTAACCCCTTACTGTGTTTGGGGATATGTCAAAGCAAAGAACAGACAGAAGTAAATTTGttagaaatatgaatattctAGGGGATATGTCAAAGAAAGTTGACCAAGAGCAAACAGAGGTAAATCGGTGAGAAATCTAAGCCATTTTAGGGGATATGTCATAGCAAGATGAGCCAGAGCAGACATATGTTAGTCTGTTAGAAATCTGAAGCCATTTTAGGGGATATGTCATAGCAAGATGAGCCAGAGCAGACATATGTTAGTCTGTTAGAAATCTGAAGCTATTTTAGGGGATATGTCATAGCAAGATGAGCCAAAGCAGACATATGTTAGTCTGTTGGAAATGATTGAGGGGTATCGTGCCAGGAAtaattgtgttattattatgttgaaAGCAGTTGAAGCCATGTTGAAATCTCAGAAACTAACTGAAGCGGCACGGACTTGTCCAAGCATAGTCACTGTGGGAGATCCATATGGTTACAAATGTGAAAGATCTGTTGTCGAGTTGTTCACGGCTGAAAAACTAATTTGAAAAGCAGCAACATGGATACCAGATTTGGCTGCAAAATAATAAGATAAAACTTGAATGTGGCCTATTAAGCCTTTGCGGTTTGCATTAAAAGTGCCATTGCTGAGATAAGAACATGTTTATGTCAATGATATCATTGTATTGGATAAGTGCATGATGTAATGACTTGTGATGGCACACATGGGCAAGCTATCAAACTGTCTTTGTCATGGGTTTTGGTTTACTGCGATACATTTTGACGGAGATTGAGTTCTACATATAGCAAGTCTGAATCAGCAAAAAGTTGCTTGCCCGACTCTTTGCAGCCTCCTCTTTATGATATGAAGACTCTTCTAATAGTTGATATAGGTTTATTCAAACCATTGTTTTCTTTGACACTTTCACAACATACACAAAGTTCTCACtaattagtattattagtatattaaatcatgaatattcaacaaatcAACTGTTTCCATCAATCAGTGCAATTGTTGCAAATCATTGACCTAATATGAATTTGGGAGTAAATTGTAATATGGTCAGTTACTTAGGttcttttgttattgtttgtgtgtcatggggaagggggggggaggggatagtgGAGGAGGGGAAGGGCTATTGTAACCTACATTATTCATGTCAAACCATATAGTATTCATTCACATATAATTGGATACTTATGATTTTAAGAATTCTGTGTGGATACAGCAATTTGCAGGCTTCTAACATCAGTTGTAAGCTAGTTTAACCCAATGTAGACTCTGCCGAGGGGTTATATATGTAGGTCTCCCAAAGGTGTATAATATGATACTTCCTATGAGATCAGACCGGTAGACTATCCAGCATGTCTCTGTAAGGTTTGctagaatgtctgagaaaatGTGCTAAAATGTCTGATAAATGTGAGATTTCAGGATATAAATTGTCACTCTTAATCTCCACCTTCCGGCCTTAAATGGCGAAAAAAATAACCCAGATTATTGTATGACTCAGTAGGTTAGGTTTTGTTGTGGAGCGATGTGGTTAACATTTCACTCAACCTGCGAGAAAGGTTGGTGTAGGGTGATAATGAGCATTCTAATAAATTGTACAGAGGGGATGTATCATtgttaatgtatatattgttaATAGAGGTACTCTGTAAGTACATGAATTAGCATATATAGATTTGTGTACAGCCAAGAAGAATAAAGAGGTGAGGAGAATAAGTATCTACAACTTTTATCAGTTGAATCTTTTGATTTTCTTGTCCAGTGGCCAGCAGAATATTGACATTATTTGTCCCGTGTTCAACAGAATATTGATATTACCTTAGTAAGTGTCTTTGTGATATATTTGGGTTTAGTGTGACTTTTttataaccagaaagccagtgggcttattgtgattccttgccaactgagattataatcccaagctttcgtcattgttgattaaattgatcagcgggttctttcactgactgtggacctacctagtaaatatgttaacttaccatgtttacaagctattatTAGCAAATTAACTCAAGCCCTGCTCCCTAATAAATGTgtataatatcacattgaacatataTTATCATGTACCAGCTATCTACaaacaccttcacacaaagtatgattcaattctgaaatgtttacatttgaccctgtgacctaattaatattcttgagatgAGCTCCAGAATCAATAGggctcttctactcactatggcgcacctacataccaagtatgacttcaatccaacttctATGGCAATTAAACTTAAGcctgccccctaataaatatgcataaatcAACTTGAACACATATTACCATGtacccactatctaccaacacattaatacaAAGAAggaataaattctgactttttGTTGCAGAGTTAtaagcatttggagattttcacatttgaccGTGACCTCATTATTCATGAGATGTGAATCAAAATCAAAAGGGTCCTTCTACTCACTATGGAGCATATATGTatcaagtatgacttcaatccaacttctcgttgttcagttaccgtgtttacaagctattttattGGAAGAAAgcctaagccccgcccactaataaatatgcatattgtAAACTTGAAATATGGAATATGTTAGTTACTTTCGTATATTTTGTCGCGATCGCCAGGTCTGACAAGCAGTgcggggggtggggaagggtcTCCGAAAAGGGTCACGGGAAAGGGTCTCCGAACTTGCTCATGATACCCCTTTGGCCGACCAGTACCATACATCTTAGTAATCGTCCCTCAGTATTCGGCGATGATAAGAAAGATCTCATTTAAAGTGATCAGGAGTGTCAATACTGAATATAGTGCCatgggttgtggggggggggggggggcgctcaCCCCAGACATTTGCACGTACGGTGAACGTCACGCGCACGCGCACACACTACACGTATACGAAGGCCTGTTGAAAAGATGGCACGGTACTACTGTACTACTCTTAGTGAGACCGCATCTCGTATCAACTTGGAACAGAAAATCGACTTCTGTTGTGACCAGTACACCAAGTATTGCATAGCCTAAGCATCTTACTTGAAAATCAAAGATGTGCacttttattattaaaatttggGACGTTTATAAGCGAGATAGTAAGTAGTATTAATTCAGGTGCTATTGAGTATATTGGCTAGTTTAGTGTAACGATAGGCTAGGACGACAACGTACACTGTATACAACTAAACGGACCAATGTCAGCCAGAATATTAACACTAGGCTGCAGCTGCATTCGTAGTGAATACAGACTCTCATGAATGTGATGAAGCCTAACATTAACAATGCATGCTTGAAATGTTAATGTTGTTATTGGCAGGACATTACTAGTGGGGTAGCCTAACATTAACAATGCATGCTTgaaatgttaatgttgttgttattggcAGGAcattactagtggggttccacaagggtctgttttgggtcccctgttgtttgttgcctacataaatgacattgacggagatattaattgtgtacagctaagaagtttcaggggcggatgcaggatttgtgacagggggggtcAGACTGgcccagc is a genomic window containing:
- the LOC139976741 gene encoding uncharacterized protein, with product MEKSQETKLDNGGKSAGTISGSNTAPATEKMSSSNTKKESERQKTTKERDEQDTFSPCVFGKTKLWIPQELKNSPGILREIVSMKTWEDVLTSEERSALSKHLPTFTENNGEEQKETLRRLFEGENFRYGNPLEQFEQDLSMGRFGVDSVEKQRAWQRLQREECQLQNSHRLQTMLPEVLIKRQELLEVVQFTSPSEYIKKPQQDLRKSKLDSQEKEKYEMLLEDLSKELGESMLSDEEMENGLCSDEEDAFQLPWEDRFHRLFDSPSKIPHCTLTRKPSSSEVNGAVKEENPVKPEFSLVTEEDYMMMLERMQIVKEDAVDHPEFIFSHITLRDIINRTYPVKIRSQEEANALKRKRKKEKEELKSKKKKKTPTTSPKPSTPVSVISSQDSFLGMEVPSSPESTSISIQQEPVPVVIKQEETQPPPPPPPPPPAAAAVVNVTNALPQGSPEVHNKVQYQVPHSFFALLRKYFNIAMNHQLWVSELQERVSIWEKSPVSVLCPWRPLQLSWSKVVENTLYFLSLEEQGKVVRYLEEEDAWVWPDPMSVANDHLTMLFKRWLDLMLRVQPVVSPMACKDGTLVIPEPRMYTEYTVRSSSEEEIGQFQTQELQRFSEPQKPFTYCQHGYESVVGPVKGITPMDPLPASKGREHSLLISDRPSYVTILSLVRDAVARLPNGEGTKLEICHLLKESQYIAPNADANLLAAVSGALDRLHNEKDPSVKFDATRKLWVYLHRNRTMKDFERIQMEQIMALRTKKASSKPKQGSQMRVAPLDYSADLTTSGSESSSPSFDLSNRSSPGNARSLSPRVLPHSPRSNMTLAQTDAKDQTRSLVTGINTSQALDRSFSGITPGTAFPDTHIDPNISTIQSLISESLIKSQLMKKPYQRSKTPPASLGRRNTSSGSVAKRAQLLSTGGVQRSMSIPASWPHLTQSAAGDLIHSDVLLSQTSAKPTARKDHSRSLDAVMGSKKTDFGSKMKANSPRSSSSEKKSSLGVKSKTKGEKSKSSKSSSSEKKSPTVQLKSGAITVTLPSSALKGQTVRSILASAASITKGNTTTQQGEEQSHPTVQAVRKRLMAEKNQGSKTKLVKQPEVKLPGPDSSDQGGHAQPQKVDPKRAAIPTIILRPTTSSYIGQTTAVSKDGAVSPAQISAQSLALVGAKPSGVITGIATSQVPTSKQLPLSLVVSGASSKATPSVSKPTPYIQQGNIPIPSLAPGQNIILQMPDGSKFMTSIPAGAATATATISTKKSTATKLSKPGPVGSGVNKGAAIGVLQPTTVVTAHQNKHVTTQQGRIQTSTASFHNPYEFDDDQDLPRPVLGKSFLATSGIIKSHGQNNPIFTVAGNPNQVQRVPLNLATKQGSPGRKQANLVTSGSHVGKSTSLSLTQAGLVRGTLSPTGPLRGTIIQTGPLKGAAMQTGISMGAVSQASLLKGVGQTGMIKGVVSHPGMLKGTTMTQTGLLKATVSQPAMVKGSINPQTRLVKTSVSHSGLMKGTTSSQRGNFKTAVLPQSNMIKGVMTSQSGKMSATHSTPQQVNLSRTITVTAGNIVSNAPGQGSQVRSGSLVAKPASQDTSTGFSRTDERQQVVERCSRITEANRDTSEVRELKAGNRYRLVDIQQTPTSLKNSVERIPSNTQATVRTGQLINRNNPRGSAVVPAGRMSYRPHSSPGILRKTQDPSRKLHVNRPAMRVTKSVSTGASNQQQTVKAEMKFLSGGGENQSGDLSVTSGKPTEMKTTLQQNRTFTDKPKQQDDVKKTTGIMRNSLILGSDSTMGEMEGKAKTAKLIKSQELAEAVSGDMSKQGGQEQT